CGCACCTGGATCAAGCGACAGGGCCAGCTTTCCAAGGTCGTACTTATGGACAATCTGCGGGTTGATCCGTCCGATTTCCACCCCGCGGTTCAAATAGCGGCGAAATGCCTTTTGATGGGCTTCCTTCAGCTTGCCGATACCGTCACGCCCAATTTCCCAATCGAGAACCTCCTCGTAGATGTAGCTAAGAAGAATGCGTCCGGCAAACTTGCTGAAATCGGCATCGCGCTCGATGAGGCTCTTGGCGTTGAGAATGATCGTTTTCTGCAGGTCTTCCTGCTTCATCTCGCTGTAGAGGGAGCGGCGAAGTTCGGCTTCAATCTCTTCCTTGTTGAGGCATAGATCCAAGCCGATCATACCAAACTCAATCCGCTTTTTCAGGTCCACACCGTCCCAGAACACATTTGCTCCGTTGGGGAGGGTGATCATGATCATGCTCTCCTGGCGCTCGTCATCCTTCGGTTCGAAGATTTCCGAATCACGCAGGTGGCGGCGATGGGCACGATAAAGGATATAGGCTTCAGCCACTTTGTAATGACCAAGGCGCATCAACTCTTCCTGAACAATGTCCTGTACTTCCTCAATGTGGACGCGCGAAACGCGCTGGTTGAGAAGATTCTCCGCGACGGCGTCGGCCACCATGACTGCCGGTTCGGAATCCATCCCGAGGGTCAGCATGGCCTTGCGGACAGCAATTTCCACCTTGGTCGTATCCCAAGGGACAATCTTGTTGTTGCGCCGGATGACGGCCACATTGAGCGAAACCGGCCGACCGGGTGTACGCGTGGACTTGCGCAGGAGGAGCAGGCTCTTGGCCACGTCAGGCGCGTTGTTCTCGATCAATGTCTTTTCGATCAGGAGGTAGATTTCCGACTCGCTCAAGGTGAGTGGCTTTCCTTCCTTGGCCAGTTCGCCAAGGCGCGTGGCCACGGTTGAGGATACTGCCGCGACAAACTGGCAGTTTTTATCATTATAGATATCCGTTTCCTCCGCATCGCGTGAAAGGATCAGGTTGGTCAACGCGTTTCCGACAGTTTCAGCTACTTCAGCCAGATCAAAGTTAGATACCCCGTTGCCGGCTTTCACCTTTACGGAGCTTGGAATCATATCCGCTGGGAACTTTGTGTCGTCATCGACAACACCCCGCCAGTCAAACCGTGGCTTGTCCTCCTTTGGGGTCCGGGTAAAGCGTTTCAGGGCGATGTCTTCATCGTAGGCCGTATTTTCAATCATGTGTGAAATCCTTTTTCTTCGTTTGTCTGGTTTGTAGTGGTTTTTCTATAGCTCGTCGTCATCAACAACTTCAAGCGAGCTGGACTTCTGGTATTCCGTGACGCGCCCTTCGAAGAAATTCTGTTCTTTCTGGATATCCATCATCTCGGCGAGCCAGGGAAGTGGATTTTTGACGCCGGGATTAATTGGCTGGAGGCCGACACTTTCGAGGCGGCGGTCCGCGATGTAGTCAATGTACTGGGTAAACTCGGAAGCACTGAGACCGAGGGCGTTGACTGGCAGGCAGTCTTCAATGAATTCTTTCTCAAGCCGGACGGCTTCTTTCATCAGGTCAACAAGCTCCGCCTGGAATTCCTTGGTCCAAATGTCCGGGTTCTCCTCGATGAGATCCACGAAGAGGTTCTTGAAGACGGAAATATGGTTGGATTCATCCCGCAGGGTGTAGCGGAACATCTGCCCGATTCCCGGGAATTTGTTCTGTCTGTACAGGCTCAGGACCATGCCGAAGAGGCCGTAGAACTGGGTCCCTTCCATACACTGGCCAAACAGGAACATGTTCTTGGCCAGCTCCTGCTTGTTTTCAGTCTGTGTCAGGTCAATATCCCGTCGCAGTTGCCGGCTGTTGTTCACCACGAGTGAATTCTTGGCCTTGATCGTCGGGACATCCTCAAACATCGCCTCACACTCATGCGGGTTCAGCCCGAGGGAGCTGATCATGTAGACAAGGCTGTCCGCATGGATGTTTTCCTCGTGCGCATGGCGGCCGAGGACCAGCTTCAGTTCGGGGGCGGTCACGACCTCCCGGGTAACATGTAGGATATTATCGCCGACAATGCCTTCCGCGGCGCTGAAATACCCGATGGCCATCTTGATGATCCAGCGGTCGATTTCAGAGATTGCCCCGGAGGTGTCGCGCCACTGCTCGACATCCTTCTGCATGGGCACATCTTCCGGCTCCCAGTGGTTGGCCTTCATTGTCTTGTAATGCTCGTAAGCCCACTGGTACTTCAACGGAAGAATGTTGAAGAACATGGTCTCCTTCCCGTTGATGACTTTCTTGGCCGAAAAGGCCGCTTCTGCTTTCTGTTTATCGAGTACGAATTCCTTGTTTCCGATTTTTACGACGGTCGTTTCCATGAAGTTGTTTTGCTAACTGGTTGATATTGAAGTGAATAAAAATAACGAATATCTATTTGAGGTTGATTTGAACACCCACCCCAACATGTTGGGGTTGTTAAACTCAAATTGCACTAGATATGGTGTCAACGGTATTTAATAGTCCTTATTAGTTTTTTCTCCGGTCGAGCTATACCGCAGCTATTCAGAGATGAATTTCCATTTGAAAACACAAGCAGGAGATATTGGAACTTGTTCACATCGGGCAGGGAATCATGGTGCCGGGACTATCTGGAAAAGTGTTTTGACAGGGCTTCCGTATGGGATAGCTCTTGGCCCATGGTTCCGGTGACGGTTTCGAATGTGGAGAAGCGATTTGGCAACGTGGTGGCACTCAAGGGTGTCGACCTTGAGATTGCCCCGGGCGAGCTCTTTTTTCTTTTGGGCCCGAGCGGGTGTGGAAAGACAACCCTGCTGCGTTGCCTGGCGGGATTTTACATTCCGGAACGGGGAACAATTCATTTTGGCAAATCTGATGTAACCCGGCTGGCTCCGCACAAGCGGAACACCGGGATGATGTTCCAGAGTTATGCTCTCTGGCCCCATATGACTGTGGCTGAGAACGTCGCCTTCGGCTTGGAACAGCGCCATGTGAACCGCAAGGAGAAGCAGGCCCGGGTGGAGGAGGCATTGGCCTCGGTCAGGATGGAAAAGTATGCCAGCCGGAAGCCTAACCAGCTCTCTGGCGGCCAGCAGCAGCGCGTCGCGCTGGCCCGCTCGCTGGTAATTCGCCCGCAGTGCCTCTTCCTTGATGAACCCCTCTCCAATCTTGATGCAAAGCTGCGGATGGAAATGCGGCAGGAAATCCGGCGGGTCTGCAAGGAATACAACCTGACCACGATCTACGTCACTCACGACCAGAAGGAGGCTCTCTCAATCGCCGATCGGATGGCGATTCTGAGTGAGGGGGAAATCCTCCAGCTGGGCACGCCTGCCGGTGTCTACAAGCGACCGAAAAGTGCCTTTGTCGCAGACTTCATCGGCGAGACCAATTTCATCGAGGGGACGGTGGTGCGCGCTGGAGCAGGCAACATCCTTGTGAAAACCCTGATCGGTGATCTAAGCGGGGTGGCTGGCGACCCGGAAGATTCCTTTACGGAAGGACAACAGGTCACCCTTTCTATCCGTCCGGAATGCGTGAAACTCGATACCTATCCGGTTGAGGAAAATGGATTTGCCGGAAAAATCGGTGAGTCGGTCTACTACGGGGAATTGGCCCAGTACGAGTTTTTCAGCGGCGAGGATTTCCACCTCAAGGTATTTGAATTGAATCCGCGCTATTTGAACCGCGTCGGGCAGGAAGGGCTGTATGCCTATGTTGACCCGGATGATGTGGTCGTTCTTTCCAAATGAATAAAGCGGGCAAGCTATTCATCGTCCTGGCGCTGGTGGTTGTTCTGGGCCTCCCGTTTCTCCTGCAGAAATCGGAAAAAGTGACCCGTTTCGCCGATGACACGGTGGTGATCATAACCCCGCACACGGAATCAATTCGCTACGAATTTGCCCGTGCCTTTGAGAAGTGGTACCAGCAGAAGACCGGGCGGTCCATTTACGTGGACTACCGGGTGATTGGGGGAACAAGTGAAATTGGTAAATTCCTGAATTCAGAATTTACCAATTCCTTCCGTAACCATTGGGAGAATGACCTGCAGCAGGAGTGGACCCAGGCGGTTCAGGCGGCTTTCGCCAATCCCTACACCATGCCCGATTCGACACCGGGGGACGATACGCCCGCGGAAGCGGCGCGCCGTGCCTTTCTGGCCAGTGGGGCCAGCAGCGGTATTGACTTGTTCTTTGGTGGTGGCGCCTACGATTTCCGTAAGCAGGCCAATATCGGCAATCTCGTGGATGCCGGACTTTTGCGATCCCGTCCGGATTGGTTTCAGGAAACGGTGATTCCGGGCGCCATCCCAAAGGCTATTCCGGAGAGTATTTCGGGGGAAAGCTTTTATGACGGGGAAGGGCGCTGGTACGGCACCGTACTCTCGAGCTACGGCATCATTTACAATCGCGATGCCTTGGCTCGCCTCGAAATCCCCAATGAGCCGCGGCAATGGGTGGATCTCACCGACCCGCGTTACTTTGGCCAGATCGCGGTCAGTGATCCGACAAAAAGCGGATCCATGGCGCAGGCCTTCGAAATGATCATCCAGCAGCAGATGCATCTGTTGGAGGGACAAGGAAACCGGGACGAGCATGAGGTGGTCCGGGAGGGCTGGATACGCGGGATGCAGGTTGTGCAGAAAATTGCCGCCAATGCCCGCTATTTCACGGATACCTCGCAGAAGCCCAACATTGACGTGGCGACAGGCGACTGTGCCGCCGGTATGTCAATTGATTTCTACGGGCGCTTTCAACAGGAGAACATTCTCGATCGAAGCGGGGATACACGCTTTGGATTTCATGTCCCCGTGGGTGGGACGACTGTCTCTGCGGATCCGATTGGCTTGCTGCGAGGAGCCCGCAATAAAGAGCAGGCGATCCTGTTCATTGAGTTTGTCCTCTCACTCGAAGGACAGAAACTCTGGAATTTCAAGGTTGGGGAACCCGGCGGGCCGGAATTGTTCAGTTTGCGTCGGCCCCCCATTCGTCCAGAGCTCTATGGCCCTGAATGGAATCAGAAGCGATCCGATGCTTCATTCAACCCCTACGTCGCAGCGCGGGACTTTACTTACCGGGGAGATTGGACCGGACGCCTTTTCAGCGAAATCCGCACAATCATCCGGATTTGCTTCATTGACGTGCGAAAGGAATTGGTCGAGGCATGGGCCGCAATTATTAAGGCGAAGAATGCAGGCAGGTTGGCCGATGCCGAAGAGGCTGAGCGGATCATGCAGGACATGACGCCGATTTCCTACGAGGAGGCTGAGACAACAATCGATGCGGTCCTGAAAGCGCCGAGGATTGAGGAAGTGCGATTGGCCCGTGAGCTGAGTGAGCATTTTCGTGAACAATACAAGCGCGCACGCCGAATTGCAGAGGGGCGGTGAGGTTTTTCTCAGGAAGGGGACTTGGATTCGTTCCCCACCTGGAAGCAAAGCTGGCTCCGGCGTATGAACATGCGGCCGAAGACAATCACCAGGGCAAACAGGAAGAGGAAATAGACCGGGAAGGCCTTAAGGGAATCGATAAATACGGATTCCTGAAGGGCCTCCGGCGACAGGCCGGCTTCCTCCCGGGCCTTGAGGGCCGCGATCAATCCCGTATAGAACAGACTCGCCAGTCCAAGGCCAAGATTCAGGGCCAGCCCGCGAAAACTCAATACGGTGGCCCGCTTGGAAGAGTCCACCTCGCGGTTGATATAGTAACTGGATTGGTAGTTGACCATGCCCATCATGGCAAAGGCTCCAATGGCGAAGAACACTCCAAACCAAGGAATGGTGAAGAGAATCCCGGTCAGGCCGACGAGAAGAATTGCTGAAAGAACGAGGTAATTGAAAAACGGGGAATGATGAGTGACAAGATACCGCGAAATACGGGCGTTCACAATGCCCAGCAGGGACATGCCCGCACCAATGAATCCAAACCATGCCGGTGGTATATCAATGATGCGGTAATACTCGCTCGCTAAAACGACGAATTGCCGGGCCACGCTATCGATAGCCAGGGCGGCAAGGATCACGAACAGGACAAAGCGATGGTTCAGGGTCCATCCAGCCGCGGCAAGGATCTGCTTGAATGGCTTGATGATGACCCGCCACCCGAGGCGTTCCGCCTTGGGCGCCTGTTCCCCGGTGGGTTCAATCTCCCGCATGCCAAGTGTCGTGAAAATCACAATACAAGAAGTGGCCAGGCAGAGAATGATCGGGAAGCGGATGATGGTCTCCTTCTGGAGTTCCCAGTCCTTGTTCAGAAACCCCAAGAAAGTGTTCATCACCTGCTCGTCGTAGGAGAGGGCGCCGGTAATCATCGTGACAAAGAAGCCAATCGATACGACGCGCGTTGTTTTCTCCAAAAGATGGGGCCAATCCTTTTCGCGCCCCAATGCCTTGAGGGAATCATAGGCCAATGCTTCATCCGCACCGCTTGCCGCAGCCTCTGCCAGTCCGGAGAAGATCCGGTTGATCAGGAAGACAACAAAAAGCAGGGTGGAGGTCCCAATCGGGACAACGGTCAACAGGCCCATCTCGATAAACATGAGAAAGGCCGCAAACACCAGAAGGCGTTTCCTGCCGATCAGGTCGGCCAGTGCGCCGGATGGCACCTCCGCGAGGACAATGGTCAAGGCCCAGATCAGGTTCAGGATGGCGAACTGTTCCAGACTCAATCCGTAGTCAAGATACAGGATGGTGAAGACCGGATAGTAAAAGCGGGCGTTGAAAAAGAGCCTGAACCAGATAAACCGCCGCAGGTTGCCTTCCAGAATTTCAGGGGCGGGACCGTCGGACCTGGTCATTTAGACGAATTTTCCTCGGGCTGGGTCTGCTCATCCTCAAACAGGTTCTCCTGAAAGGACCCTTTCATGACTGGCGGATCGTCACGGTGCAGGTGCTGTGGCGGACGTCCGACACGATGGGTCAGGGCCCGCTCGGATTCCTCGACGATGCGATTGCAGATTTGCCGGACATGGGTGGTCAGCCACATGTAGGTGTCGCTTTTCTCCCGATAGTCAGCCCGGCCAAAATGATCGACCCGTTCACTTGCGCGAAGGGCATCGTTCTGGGCAAATTCCTTCTCGTTCTTGGGTTCATAGACGGCGTAGGCCTTCCCGCCATGCTTGCGGACCACGGAAAAGACCGGAACGTCACTGGGCCCATCGGCAACATAGATCATATTGCGGACCGGGACGCGCCGGTCCTCGGGCGCGATTCGCGAATTCACATCAATCGAGGTGATTTTGTTGGTCCCCTTGTTGATTTCAAAAACATAACGCGTCTTGATCGTGTTATCGACGAGGTGGCCGATCTGCGAAACTTCGCGCGGGCCTGAAATTTCAAACTCCGGTTGCGAGGCAAAATTCGGTGGGAGCGGGTTTTCGATTAGTTCGCACCCATAAACCTGTTCGACATATGGAGCAATCGCACTGCCCCTGATCATTTCTGCAAGACCGGTCGAGATAATGTAGTGTTCCAGCCGGATTTCATAGCGCGCATACATCGGGTCCTTGGTCACGATATCCTTCAAGGTCTGGAAGAATTCCGGGAGGCCCTGGTAGAAGTTGAGTTTTGCGCCGAGTTTGCGCAGGAGCGCATTGTTGAGCCCGGCCAACTTGCCATGACGGATGTACGTGAGAATATGGTTCAGGTACATGATCTCAGTCGACACGATCTGCCCCTGTTCCTTGTACTTCTGTGGAAGGTCGTTCACTTCCTTCCAGAAACGTTTCTCATCAATCCCATAGTGCTCGAAAATGGGCCATTGCATGTATCCCGGGATGAGGGTCTTGTCGAAGTCCCAGATACAAGCGACAATGTTTTGTCGGTTAAGTGTGCTGTCTTCTGGCATAAGGTTAATCAAACCCGAATCCGCCTTCGGGTCAATCCTGCTTAAAGACATCCAGCGGGGGAAATTTGTCCTTAAAGAAGGAATATTGAGCCCAGAGTTAGAAAGATGAAAAAACCACCGGTATCGGTTACGAAGGTGAGAAGAATCGAGGATACCTGGGCGGGATCCTGCTTGAGTTTAAGGAGCACCAGTGGAATCAAAGTTCCCGTTATACAGCCCATGGCAAGATTGATGATCATCGCGCTCAGGACGATAATCGACAGCTTCAAGGGTCCGCCAAAAAAGGCCACCATGACGGCTGCCAACAGGCCGATTAGAAGCCCGTTAATGAGACCAATAACCGCCTGACGAAAAAGGATTCCCTTGGCATCGCCTTCCTTGACCAGACCGAGGGCAATGGAGCGGATGGTGATGGCAAGGGACTGCTGCCCGCTGTTGCCTCCCACACCGGCAATGATGGGCATGATGGCAGCCAGAATGGGGAGTGCCCCAATGTCTGCCTCGAAAATTTTCACAACCATTGCCGCAATGAAGGCTGTCCCCAGGTTGACGGCAAGCCAGGGCTGGCGTTGGCGAATACTGAAGAGGATGTCATCGTGGATATCCTCGTCCCCGCCCGCACCGGCGAGTTTCTGGATATCCTCAGTCGCTTCGTCCCGGATAACGTCCAAAACGTCATCGTGGGTGATCACGCCAAGGAGGGTGTTTTGTGCATCAACGACAGCGATATCCGGAAGATTATGTTCCGCCATGAGCAGCGAGACTTCCTCCTTGTCCATTTCCGGAGTACAGACCCCTTGGATATCACTTCGCATGATGGTGCTGATGAGTTGCTGCGGTCCGGACTGGATAAGTTTCCGCAAGGAAACAATGCCCCTCAATTGTCGTTGCTCGTTCACTACATACACGTAGTGCAGATCCTCATGCTTGTTGGCGAATTCGCGGATGCGCGAGGTGGCTTCTTCCACCGTCATCCTGTCAAGCGCGGTATCGACTTCCGTCGTCATGAGACCGCCGGCGCTGTCAGGGTCGTAGGACAGGAGTTCTTCAACGCTTTCCCGGGAGTCCTGCTCCATGTGGGCCAGCAGCTGTTCCCGGTTCTCAGGCTCGAGCTCGGCCACAACATCGGCGGCATCATCCGGTTCGAAATCATCGAGGATTCGGGCCGCCCGGTGGGGTCGCATTTCCTCGAGGACGTCCGCCGCGTCCTCCTCATCCATTTCGGCAAGGATGTCCGCGGCCCGCTCGGTGGAGAGCTGCCGCAGGAGTTCCCTTCGTTCGTCAATCTCAAGCCGCTCAAGGAATTGGGCCACGGCAAGAGACGAGGTGGCTGCCAACCGGACAGGGTTCAGGTTGGACAGCTCATCCCGAGGCCATTCCATCAACTCTTCGTGCGAATAGGAGAGGTCCTGACGTTCAGTGGGCGTATCCATGCTCATTAGAATGGGAAAAGTGATCGAAGAGGCAAAGGAGAATCTAACGAATAATTCCTGCTGCGGCCGTTTTAGCCATCCACGTAATTTTTGCGGGCGTGTACGCGGAAGATCTCCTTTTCCGGGAGGGAAATCCCGGTGAGGGTATAGCCATACAGGCAACCTGTATCCAGTCCGGTCGCAAAGGGATGGAAGAGGGGATGCGGCCTTGGCGTATGTCCGTAATAAACATGTTCAGGGCCGGACCAGCTCTCCGCCCACGGGCGACCGCTCGGGGCATCGGATCTTTTTGCAGGGAGCCCCTTTTTGTCGAGAACCTGGATGCGGGTCACAATTTCCGGATCCTGCTTTTTCCAGGCAACCCCTTGGGCAAATCCGCCGTGTACGACCAAGGTCTTCAGGGAGGGAATCTCCAGCACATGGGGCCAAGTCTCAATCCACTTCCAATCAGTCTCAGAAAGCTTCTTGAAGGACGGTTTGTCCTTGGATTTGAGAAGGGAGGATTTGTCCTTCTGCCAGGCTTTCAGAAGGCGCATCTCGTGATTGCCCAGAATGGGTTCAATGGCGTGCTTCCTCACCAGCTTAAGGACGCCAACACTGTCCGGGCCGCGGTTTATCAGATCACCGGCGGCGATGATGCGGTCTTCCTTCCGCGCAGAGAAGGCGTCGAGGAGCGTCTCCAACTCATCGGCGCAGCCGTGAATATCGCCGATAATAAGGGTCCTGCCCGAACAGGGCGGAAGGCACTTGACGGTGAGTTTTGCCATGGCAGTGCGATTACCTTCAAGGCAGGTGGCGGGCCCTGTCGATCCTCATTTGATTTGAATTTTTCCCCTGCTCCTCCATACAAGCGGATCATGGAGGTTCCAATCAAGTCAGTCGGCGAGCAATCCTTTGTTTCGGGGAAGGCCTTTGTCCCGGGAGACCGGGTCTGGAGCTGTCTCTACCGGACGGATGAGGGCGTGCTCGAGCGCGTGGATGTGCTGGAGGAGGAAAGGGAACAATTGAATCTTGATGCGGGTGTGCTCTGTAAATGGAGCCAGATGATCAAGGAACGGGAGATTTCCGAGGCGGAAGTGCGTAAAGCTGATCTGCAATCAACGGACGAGATTTTCCTCAGTCTCTATGATGAACTGGAAGAGGATGGTGATGATTCCGCAGAGATTCGGGAAACGCGCGACCGGCTCAAGTTTTTCCTTGCCCTGCAACTGGAGCGAAAGCGGGTCCTCAAGCCGCTCGGTCGTGGAAAGTTTCGTCACATGCCGACCAAGCGAGAGTTTGAGGTTCCTCAACTGGAACTGACCCCTGAGCTTGTGGCGGCACATTTGAAGCCGGAGATGCCGGAAGATTCCGGTCAGGATGCTGCCGGGGAGGACGACACGGAGGTGACTCCCCCGGAAGAGGACAATGCCGCGACGGAGGGACTGGCTGAGCCTGGTCCGGAAGCTATCAAAAAAGACTGACCTGCACCTCAAACGAGGCACATTCCCCCGGGCCAACCCAGTGGAGTCCCTTTCCGTGCTCAGCTGCATTTGGTGCACCCATCCACGGCTCAATACAGTAATAGGGCGCACTTTCGGATTCTGACCATGTCACGACAGCAACCCCCTTCTGTGGCACGGGCTCGGACCCGATGATAAGGTGAACATCCTCTTCGCCACCTTTGGGTCCAAACGAGACCCGGTTGTGTCGCAATTCCCAATGAATCCGGTCAAGCAGATCTGTATCGGATAAATCATGACAGGATTCGCGATCCTTCTGCATGACAAGTTTGCCGTCTGGCCCATGGTAGGCGCATTTCCGGGCCTCCATGTTCAGCCGGTAATCTTTTCGTCTGGCAGCATTGTGCCAGGGTAATGTGAAATAAAAGTGATGTCCGGCAGACCAGGGAATGGGTTCCTCCCCATGATTTTCGAGCTTGAGGGAAATGGTGAAGGCGAGTTCTTCAAACGTGTAGCGGGTTGAGAAAGTGTAGTTGTATGGATAAGCCGCCTTTGCCTTCTCATCCGGCACCAGCTTGGCTGAGATGTGGTGGGAATCCTTCGACACCACTTCAAATTCTCCATCACGGGCAAATCCATGCCTTGGCATAGGCAGCTGTTCTCCCCCTGGAGCACGCCAGTGGTCTTCCAGACCGCGATCAAAGGACCTTCCGGCAAACGGGAAGAGGAGGGGATTACCGCCACGGATTCCATGGAACGGTTCATTTCCTGCAGAATCCGGCCAGTGAAGGATTTCGCGCTTTCCAACCGCTGTCGAGAGGGTCCATCGCATCAAGCGAAAGCCGCTCTCCGGGGCAATTTGGAACGTTGAGGAACCTAGTTCGAAGGTTTCCGTCTTCAAGGCGGCAGGATTTTCTTC
This region of Oceanipulchritudo coccoides genomic DNA includes:
- a CDS encoding ribonucleotide-diphosphate reductase subunit beta, whose amino-acid sequence is METTVVKIGNKEFVLDKQKAEAAFSAKKVINGKETMFFNILPLKYQWAYEHYKTMKANHWEPEDVPMQKDVEQWRDTSGAISEIDRWIIKMAIGYFSAAEGIVGDNILHVTREVVTAPELKLVLGRHAHEENIHADSLVYMISSLGLNPHECEAMFEDVPTIKAKNSLVVNNSRQLRRDIDLTQTENKQELAKNMFLFGQCMEGTQFYGLFGMVLSLYRQNKFPGIGQMFRYTLRDESNHISVFKNLFVDLIEENPDIWTKEFQAELVDLMKEAVRLEKEFIEDCLPVNALGLSASEFTQYIDYIADRRLESVGLQPINPGVKNPLPWLAEMMDIQKEQNFFEGRVTEYQKSSSLEVVDDDEL
- a CDS encoding ABC transporter ATP-binding protein, producing the protein MVPVTVSNVEKRFGNVVALKGVDLEIAPGELFFLLGPSGCGKTTLLRCLAGFYIPERGTIHFGKSDVTRLAPHKRNTGMMFQSYALWPHMTVAENVAFGLEQRHVNRKEKQARVEEALASVRMEKYASRKPNQLSGGQQQRVALARSLVIRPQCLFLDEPLSNLDAKLRMEMRQEIRRVCKEYNLTTIYVTHDQKEALSIADRMAILSEGEILQLGTPAGVYKRPKSAFVADFIGETNFIEGTVVRAGAGNILVKTLIGDLSGVAGDPEDSFTEGQQVTLSIRPECVKLDTYPVEENGFAGKIGESVYYGELAQYEFFSGEDFHLKVFELNPRYLNRVGQEGLYAYVDPDDVVVLSK
- a CDS encoding ABC transporter substrate-binding protein: MNKAGKLFIVLALVVVLGLPFLLQKSEKVTRFADDTVVIITPHTESIRYEFARAFEKWYQQKTGRSIYVDYRVIGGTSEIGKFLNSEFTNSFRNHWENDLQQEWTQAVQAAFANPYTMPDSTPGDDTPAEAARRAFLASGASSGIDLFFGGGAYDFRKQANIGNLVDAGLLRSRPDWFQETVIPGAIPKAIPESISGESFYDGEGRWYGTVLSSYGIIYNRDALARLEIPNEPRQWVDLTDPRYFGQIAVSDPTKSGSMAQAFEMIIQQQMHLLEGQGNRDEHEVVREGWIRGMQVVQKIAANARYFTDTSQKPNIDVATGDCAAGMSIDFYGRFQQENILDRSGDTRFGFHVPVGGTTVSADPIGLLRGARNKEQAILFIEFVLSLEGQKLWNFKVGEPGGPELFSLRRPPIRPELYGPEWNQKRSDASFNPYVAARDFTYRGDWTGRLFSEIRTIIRICFIDVRKELVEAWAAIIKAKNAGRLADAEEAERIMQDMTPISYEEAETTIDAVLKAPRIEEVRLARELSEHFREQYKRARRIAEGR
- a CDS encoding MFS transporter — its product is MTRSDGPAPEILEGNLRRFIWFRLFFNARFYYPVFTILYLDYGLSLEQFAILNLIWALTIVLAEVPSGALADLIGRKRLLVFAAFLMFIEMGLLTVVPIGTSTLLFVVFLINRIFSGLAEAAASGADEALAYDSLKALGREKDWPHLLEKTTRVVSIGFFVTMITGALSYDEQVMNTFLGFLNKDWELQKETIIRFPIILCLATSCIVIFTTLGMREIEPTGEQAPKAERLGWRVIIKPFKQILAAAGWTLNHRFVLFVILAALAIDSVARQFVVLASEYYRIIDIPPAWFGFIGAGMSLLGIVNARISRYLVTHHSPFFNYLVLSAILLVGLTGILFTIPWFGVFFAIGAFAMMGMVNYQSSYYINREVDSSKRATVLSFRGLALNLGLGLASLFYTGLIAALKAREEAGLSPEALQESVFIDSLKAFPVYFLFLFALVIVFGRMFIRRSQLCFQVGNESKSPS
- a CDS encoding haloacid dehalogenase-like hydrolase, which encodes MPEDSTLNRQNIVACIWDFDKTLIPGYMQWPIFEHYGIDEKRFWKEVNDLPQKYKEQGQIVSTEIMYLNHILTYIRHGKLAGLNNALLRKLGAKLNFYQGLPEFFQTLKDIVTKDPMYARYEIRLEHYIISTGLAEMIRGSAIAPYVEQVYGCELIENPLPPNFASQPEFEISGPREVSQIGHLVDNTIKTRYVFEINKGTNKITSIDVNSRIAPEDRRVPVRNMIYVADGPSDVPVFSVVRKHGGKAYAVYEPKNEKEFAQNDALRASERVDHFGRADYREKSDTYMWLTTHVRQICNRIVEESERALTHRVGRPPQHLHRDDPPVMKGSFQENLFEDEQTQPEENSSK
- the mgtE gene encoding magnesium transporter is translated as MDTPTERQDLSYSHEELMEWPRDELSNLNPVRLAATSSLAVAQFLERLEIDERRELLRQLSTERAADILAEMDEEDAADVLEEMRPHRAARILDDFEPDDAADVVAELEPENREQLLAHMEQDSRESVEELLSYDPDSAGGLMTTEVDTALDRMTVEEATSRIREFANKHEDLHYVYVVNEQRQLRGIVSLRKLIQSGPQQLISTIMRSDIQGVCTPEMDKEEVSLLMAEHNLPDIAVVDAQNTLLGVITHDDVLDVIRDEATEDIQKLAGAGGDEDIHDDILFSIRQRQPWLAVNLGTAFIAAMVVKIFEADIGALPILAAIMPIIAGVGGNSGQQSLAITIRSIALGLVKEGDAKGILFRQAVIGLINGLLIGLLAAVMVAFFGGPLKLSIIVLSAMIINLAMGCITGTLIPLVLLKLKQDPAQVSSILLTFVTDTGGFFIFLTLGSIFLL
- a CDS encoding metallophosphoesterase; the protein is MAKLTVKCLPPCSGRTLIIGDIHGCADELETLLDAFSARKEDRIIAAGDLINRGPDSVGVLKLVRKHAIEPILGNHEMRLLKAWQKDKSSLLKSKDKPSFKKLSETDWKWIETWPHVLEIPSLKTLVVHGGFAQGVAWKKQDPEIVTRIQVLDKKGLPAKRSDAPSGRPWAESWSGPEHVYYGHTPRPHPLFHPFATGLDTGCLYGYTLTGISLPEKEIFRVHARKNYVDG
- a CDS encoding aldose epimerase, producing MAAEENPAALKTETFELGSSTFQIAPESGFRLMRWTLSTAVGKREILHWPDSAGNEPFHGIRGGNPLLFPFAGRSFDRGLEDHWRAPGGEQLPMPRHGFARDGEFEVVSKDSHHISAKLVPDEKAKAAYPYNYTFSTRYTFEELAFTISLKLENHGEEPIPWSAGHHFYFTLPWHNAARRKDYRLNMEARKCAYHGPDGKLVMQKDRESCHDLSDTDLLDRIHWELRHNRVSFGPKGGEEDVHLIIGSEPVPQKGVAVVTWSESESAPYYCIEPWMGAPNAAEHGKGLHWVGPGECASFEVQVSLF